From Macaca fascicularis isolate 582-1 chromosome 14, T2T-MFA8v1.1, a single genomic window includes:
- the CD82 gene encoding CD82 antigen isoform X1 — protein sequence MGSACIKVTKYFLFLFNLIFFILGAVILGFGVWILADKSSFISVLQTSSSSLRMGAYVFIGVGAVTMLMGFLGCIGAVNEVRCLLGLYFAFLLLILIAQMTAGALFYFNMGKLKQEMGGIVMELIRDYNSSREDSLQDAWDYVQAQVKCCGWASFYNWTDNTELMSRSEVTYPCSCEKGEEDNSLSMRKGFCETAGNRTRSGNKPEDWPVYQEGCMEKVQAWLQENLGIILGVGVGVAVIELLGMVLSICLCRHVHSEDYSKVPKY from the exons ATCCTGGGCGCAGTGATTCTGGGCTTCGGGGTGTGGATCCTGGCCGACAAGAGCAGTTTCATCTCTGTCCTGC AAACCTCCTCCAGCTCGCTCAGGATGGGGGCCTACGTCTTCATCGGCGTGGGGGCAGTCACCATGCTCATGGGCTTCCTGGGCTGCATTGGTGCCGTCAATGAGGTCCGCTGTCTGCTGGGGCTG TACTTTGCCTTCCTGCTCCTGATCCTCATTGCCCAGATGACGGCCGGGGCCCTCTTCTACTTCAACATGGGCAAG CTGAAGCAGGAGATGGGCGGCATCGTGATGGAGCTCATTCGAGACTACAACAGCAGTCGCGAGGACAGCCTGCAGGACGCCTGGGACTACGTGCAAGCTCAG GTGAAGTGCTGCGGCTGGGCCAGCTTCTACAACTGGACGGACAACACTGAGCTCATGAGTCGCTCTGAGGTCACCTACCCCTGTTCCTGCGAAAAAGGGGAAGAGGACAACAGCCTTTCCATGAGGAAGGGCTTCTGCGAGACTGCGGGCAACAGGACCCGGAGTGGCAACAAACCTGAGGACTGGCCTGTGTACCAGGAG GGCTGCATGGAGAAGGTGCAGGCGTGGCTGCAGGAGAACCTGGGCATCATCCTCGGCGTGGGCGTGGGCGTGGCTGTCATTGAG CTCCTGGGGATGGTCCTGTCCATCTGCTTGTGCCGGCACGTCCATTCCGAAGACTACAGCAAGGTCCCCAAGTACTGA
- the CD82 gene encoding CD82 antigen isoform X2 — protein sequence MGAYVFIGVGAVTMLMGFLGCIGAVNEVRCLLGLYFAFLLLILIAQMTAGALFYFNMGKLKQEMGGIVMELIRDYNSSREDSLQDAWDYVQAQVKCCGWASFYNWTDNTELMSRSEVTYPCSCEKGEEDNSLSMRKGFCETAGNRTRSGNKPEDWPVYQEGCMEKVQAWLQENLGIILGVGVGVAVIELLGMVLSICLCRHVHSEDYSKVPKY from the exons ATGGGGGCCTACGTCTTCATCGGCGTGGGGGCAGTCACCATGCTCATGGGCTTCCTGGGCTGCATTGGTGCCGTCAATGAGGTCCGCTGTCTGCTGGGGCTG TACTTTGCCTTCCTGCTCCTGATCCTCATTGCCCAGATGACGGCCGGGGCCCTCTTCTACTTCAACATGGGCAAG CTGAAGCAGGAGATGGGCGGCATCGTGATGGAGCTCATTCGAGACTACAACAGCAGTCGCGAGGACAGCCTGCAGGACGCCTGGGACTACGTGCAAGCTCAG GTGAAGTGCTGCGGCTGGGCCAGCTTCTACAACTGGACGGACAACACTGAGCTCATGAGTCGCTCTGAGGTCACCTACCCCTGTTCCTGCGAAAAAGGGGAAGAGGACAACAGCCTTTCCATGAGGAAGGGCTTCTGCGAGACTGCGGGCAACAGGACCCGGAGTGGCAACAAACCTGAGGACTGGCCTGTGTACCAGGAG GGCTGCATGGAGAAGGTGCAGGCGTGGCTGCAGGAGAACCTGGGCATCATCCTCGGCGTGGGCGTGGGCGTGGCTGTCATTGAG CTCCTGGGGATGGTCCTGTCCATCTGCTTGTGCCGGCACGTCCATTCCGAAGACTACAGCAAGGTCCCCAAGTACTGA